One Triticum dicoccoides isolate Atlit2015 ecotype Zavitan chromosome 3B, WEW_v2.0, whole genome shotgun sequence genomic window, tatgaaataaatcgtGGATGTTCATAACACACGTGTCTACAATCTAAAAAATCAATCAAAATACAAAGCACAGAGAAACAAAAAGGGGCAAATTCAGCATAATAGTGTCAATAAAGGCAAAAGCATGAATAGTGTCAAACCTACCCTATTCACATCGATTTTGTCTTTTTATTTCTCTATGTGTACTCTGACTTTTGATCTGAATATTTTAGGGCTTGTTGACATATGTGTTGTGAACGTTCACAATTTTTTTATTTCTCTAAAACATTTAAATTTGTTTTTCGAATATGTATCATGGAAGCACAGATGACGGTATCACCTCATATTCTCCCCTAGTCAAGGATCGAAGGCCATATAACCCATTTTTTTTATAGAGTAGGGCATTTcggagaccgagctccatggagccctttattttGAAAAATTTAAGATTCATAAATTTTAgttttcaaaaattctgaaaaaaaatcccACCTAATATATAGAGAAGTCAGTGGGGAGGGTTTTTTCCACTGTCATGTTTCCTCAAAACAAATCTGAAAAAATTACATATGTACGCAAAGATGTAAAGTGTATGTGCGTTTTTTTAGGATGAAATACCTTGAACTGTGAGCTGCACAAAAAAACAAAATCATGAACTTTAAAGATGAATAGTACATATGCTAAAAAGCCCCAGATTTTTCTTTGTTGTGTAGCTTACATTTTAATGTATTTTGACCTGAAAAATTGCACACATGTACATTATATATCTAAATATATGtgtatttattttcagaattttttaaattcAAAAGTTTGAatttaaaagttttcaaataaatgCCTCCATGAAGCTCGGTCTTCCTTTGGCATTTTCAATTTTTATAACTCTTCTCTCCCAAAGAGGAAAAAAAACACCTGCTGGAAAACCGCCGCGGCGCCGAGCCGAACCTTCTTCATGGACCCAGCAGGCCTCCACGCCCCCacccctccctcctctcctctcctctcctggaTGTCTGCGCGCCAGCGCCACCACCGCACCATGcgcttcctcgccgccgccgccgcgctcaaACCCTAAACCCTCCACCGAAACCAATGgcgtccctcctctgcttccccgcCTCAAAATTGCTCTCCGTCAGCACCTCCACACTCTTCCTCTCCTCGCTCGCGTCGCTCACCCCCGCCCACACCCATCCCCTCTCCGCCCCCGCCGCCACCCCGCCCGTCCCGGCCTCCGTGCCACCCACCGGCCTCATCCCCAACTCCCGCTTCCTCGTCGACGCCTTCCGCCACGCCGGCGACTTCTCCGTCTCCTACTTCCTCTCCCACTTCCACTCCGACCACTACGCCGGCCTCGGGCCCTCCTGGCGCCGTGGTCTCGTCTTCTGCACCGCTCCCACCGCCCGCCTCCTCGCCTCCGTGCTCTCTGTGCCGCCGGAGCTCATCGTCTCCATTGACATTGACGTCCGCATCACCGTTGATGGCTGGAGCGTTGTTGCCGTCGATGCCAACCACTGTCCTGGGGCCGTCCAGTTCCTCTTCACCTCCCCTGGACCAAACCTGGAGAGGTATGTGCACACCGGCGACTTCCGATACACGCACTCCATGAGAAGCAACCCTAATCTGCTGGAATTCGTCGGTGCTGATGCGTTATTCCTGGACACCACATACTGTAACCCCAAATTTACATTTCCTTCTCAAGAGGAGTCACTGGAGTATGTTGTCAACACGATAAAGCAGGTGAAGGAGGAGAGTGGGGCGGCTGGAGAGCGCGTCTTGTGTTTGATCGCTACTTATGTTGTGGGCAAAGAGAGGATTCTGCTGGAGGTTGCAAGGCGCTGCGGGTGCACGATTCATGTGGATAGTAGGAAGATGGAGATTTTGACAGTATTGGGGTTTGGTGGGGAGAAGGGAGTTTTTACTGAAGACGCTTCAGCAACAGATGTGCATGTCATAGGGTGGAATATTTTGGGGGAGACATGGCCCTATTTTCGGCCGAATTTTGTGAAAATGAAGGAGATCATGGTGGAGAGAGGGTACACCAAGGCAGTTGGGTTTGTACCAACCGGATGGATGTACGAGACCAAGAAGGAAGGGTTCGCAGTTAGAGTGAAGGATTCACTCAAGATACATCTTGTACCTTATAGTGAGCACTCGAGCTATGATGAGCTGCGGGACTATGTGAAGTTCTTGCACCCAAAACGGGTAATTCCCACTGTGGGAGTAGATGGTGGGAAGCTTGATGGTAAGGAGGCAATTGCTTTACAGAAACATTTTGTTGGATTGGTGGATGAGACAGCAAACAAACACGAGTTGCTGATGGCATTCAATCGAAGGTCGGCACTTGCTTCTCTTAGCCATGAGGATGTGTTGGCCAAATGCTGTAGAGAACAAGATGGCGAGGAGTTTGCTTCGTTACCAGAAAACAATTCTGTTTCTGAACTACCAGACAATTCGGAGATTAAGATTACAGAAGGAATGAAGAAAGAACTGTCAGATTTCCTACCCTCATGGGTCAACCAGGACCAGATTCAGGGCCTGTTGATGAGCTCAGGTGGTGATGTTGTTCAATCAGCATCTGCCTTCTTTGAGCGGGAAAGAGATTTCTTTGAAGAAGCAAATGTCTCTAATAATGAAAAGCCTAAGTCAGTGGAAATTCGTACTTCTGATCATGGATCTTCTGCTGACACAAGTTGTCAGCAGGAAGTTCCTTCGTTTTCACAGAAGCCCATGGAGCATTCTGCCAAGCTGGTAAACTTGACTCCTGTGAGAATGAACTCGAATCAAACCAAGAAGGAAAGAAAGAGGGGTTCTAGTACCGTAAACAagtcaaaaaagaaaggaaaatcaACCGCCTCAACAGAAGCTGGTGGACGCAAGCAACCCACAATCACAAACTATTTTGGTAGAGCAACGGCAGCTGCTTCTAAAAGCCAGTCAGCCAATAAAGTAACAGTTGATCCACATCAAAACAATGGGGAGAATGACAACCAGTCAATGGACATTGTGGAATCACACAAGCAGGTAGTAAACCAGCTTCTTCAGATTGTAGATGGCAGCATGTCCAGAGAATCTGCAATTTCCTTGcttgagaagacaaaaggagatGTGAATGTAGCAGTTGACATGTTTTACAGTAAAATCCGAAACAATAATGTACCTGACAGTGACAAGAGTATTGTGCCGCAGAATACACAAAAGGAGATGATCGATAAATATGATAACACAAACATGGTCCACAATTCTTCTCAGGCTGCTCCAAAGATGCAAAACTTGTATGTACAAACTTCTGTAGCACAAGCAGATTCGGTGAATGTATCATTGCCAGTTGAAAAGTATCTGCCGATTGAGCATGGTTAGCTACTAGCCGCTGAGAGTTTTTATCACCTTGCTTTGTTGTGAGTCATGCCATGTATGTCCACTTCTGCAGCTTGCTGGACAGCAGGACAGCCTGCGCCATACTTGCATTTGGCTCGCACTTTTGATCTTGTAGAAAGAGAAAAAGGGAAGATCAAAACTACTGCCATGCTTTGCAACATGTTCAGGAGGTTTTCCAATGTTTATCACTTTATAGTTTACCTATCCATGTTGCTGTTGATCATCCACTGAAATGTTCACCATTTTAATATCTTATTACCTTTGAATGCAGTTTGCTTGCCTTATCACCTGATGATGTGCTACCTGCTGTTTATCTATGTACTAACAAAATTTCTCCGGACCATGAAAATATGGTAACTACAGTAATTACCTAACTCGCACTTTCCCCATATCTACTGTTGATTGCTTCCTTTTAACATCTCAGTTGAAACATTGGAAATTTATACCGTACAAACTCTATATCAATAAAGATAAGTTGATCGTCAAACTTAAGTTATGGAGTATCGACAAATCTTTTTCTTGTCAAATGCTTTCTTTCAAGCCCCTCATTTACTGTTTAAATATACATTATCCTATTCTAGCATGAGTAAAATACACTAGAGGTCATAAAAGTATTCCAAGTGTGTCAAGTAGGTCCTAAAAGTTTGAAATCGTTCACCGTGGGTCCTAAATGTGTGTAAGTCATTCACCGCGGGTCCTAAAAGTATCCCAAGTGCGTCAAATAGGTCCTAAAAGTCGCGGGTAAAATACACATATAGGACATGCGGGGAACGATTTCAAACTTTTAGGACCTACTTGACACACTTAGAATACTTTTAGGACCTCCAGTGTATTTTACTCTTCTAGCATTGTATTTTAGTCTTCCTTTCCATCTTCatcttttttttttggaaatgcTTTCATTATGCCTAGTCAATTTTCATGACACCAACACACTAACTCCATTCCTGTTAATGAAGCTAGGAACTAAACATTGGCGGCAGTCTAGTTATATCTGCTATGGAGGAGTCGCTAGGAACGAGCAAATCTAAAATACACGAGATGTACAAAACTTACGGTGATCTTGGTAAGGCTAAAAGTTAAAAGTAGCAATATTATTGTTTCATATTATTAGTTTGGAGGAAATGGCCTACCACATGGTCTCATGGCTGTGTCGCTGCGTATCAATCCATTTGACAGGCTTTTGAGAAGTTCCAACATCAGTCTCATGCACGAGTTATTATTCTTTACTCCCTTTGCTTGGAAATGTAAGGTGTATTTTGTTTGGTTAATACAAGACAATGaccaacaactactccctccgtaaagaaatataagagcgtttagatcactactttagtgatctatgtTTTCAAGGCGTCCAGGCGCTTTAAGGTGCTGGGGGGCGCCTCAACGCCTAGGCGCTCAAAGCGCGAGGCGAGGCGACGCCTTAGACACTTATTATTAGGCGCTAGGGGTACTAATATGGCGGAGGAGCTTGGCTGGAGAGGGGGAGGACCGGCGGAGATGGATCTTGGCCGGAGAGGGGAAGGGCCTGTGGAGGAGGAGCTTGGCCGGACAGGGGGAGGCCGGCGGAGGAGTAGCGGATCTGGGCCGGCGGCGTGAGAGGAGAgagctcctctctcttttcccctcgATTTGGAGTCACGGGTGTGTTCCCCTCTCTCTCCTGCCTCTGTTTACCCCTCTCTCCCGCCCAATTTCTCTTccctcccgccaattcctctttctGGCGCGCGCCAGCTGCTGGTTCCCGCTCAACCTGCCCACGCATGTCCAGGGCGTCCAAAATCAACTAAAGCGGCGCCTTATCCGCCTAGGCGACGCCTTGGACGCCTCAACAACACAAGGGGGACGCCTTAGACAGAAAACTAAGGCGACGACGACGCCTTGACGTCCCCGAGCGCTCTGACGCCTAGGCGACGCCTTGAAAACATAGTTAGTGATcctaatgctcttatatttctttacagagggagtactctaTTAATATTTGGTTTATGTGATACAAAATCACAATCATAATACTTCTGAATACAAATCTATTGGCACTGAATTTATGCCATGTAATATTACATATCAATTGATTTTGTTGTTGGTCAATGTCTTGTCTTAACCGAACAAAATATTCCTTATATTTCCGGACGAAGAGAGTAACTACTTTTGGGATGATATTAACTCCTATTATTTGTTATCTATGTTACGCCATTTGTTCTATGGATATAAGCTATTCAATGTTCCAAATATAGTTTTCTTTATTACAGTATATTGTATCAACAGCAGTTGTTGTGTAATTTGTAGGTGATGTTGCCCAAGAATGCCGTCAGAATCAAACACTCCTTGCTCCTCCTCGTCCACTCTCAGTTCGGGATGTATATTCTACACTACGAAAGCTAAGGTCTTATTTACAAAAAAAGATATCTTCTTTTGATGTTCATTTTACCTTTATATATCTATTTTACCATAATGATTGGTCAATCGTCCACCTTTCTTTCTACTCAATATTACATGGTTCTTCCCTGAGTATTTTTTGTTCTTGCAACACATACAATTCTTTCCTGGCTGACTAACGATTTGGGTCCCACCCCATCATCTAGGCGCAAGTTGTAGTCATAATGGACAAGGTAGGTCAAGTCAACATTCAAGTTAGTAACTCGAGAGTTGAGTCTCACTTTGTTAAACTAAGATGTTTGGCTTCTTTCATAACCAAAACTTAGGCTTCTATCCAGTCCGTCACCTGCtcatccaaagttgataagtatTCCAGTAACTTGCATGAACCAGCCCCTACTCCCTAATCAGTAATCACTGAGTGAATAGACTGTTGCAGTGCTATAGAGTGGTTTGGGTCTAGCTACTGTGGTGGGACTTGCAGCCATTCTAACCATAATGGTATTATTTTGCAAAGAAAAATATTATATGGTAGATGAAATTTTATTTGCTTGAGAATTCTGAAAAAAAGAACATCTCAAAGTGGTAATTATTCTTGGTTTAAAGGCCATATAGGTCTAGATTTTAGAGCCACTAGGGTACTCATATCTGCTACCGTATCTCAAAGCTGTTGACTATTGTTTGCGTTCTTCAGTATTGTGGAACAACAATACAGAGTAAAATTGTTCACCTGCATGGCTGCATCTCtaatcagtggcggagccaggagaaACCAGGAGCCAGGGCGGGCAGCAAGCTAACTAGAAAGACAACAGAAAATAATACAGAGTAGAACTGTCCACCTGCATCTCTAGTCAGTGGTGGAGCCAGGAAAAACTAGGAGCCGGGGCGGGCTGTAAGCTAACTAGAAAGACAGAAAATCATAACTGGATATTTGGatacatattactccctccgtccggaaaagcttgtccctcaaagttttttcggacggagggagtgtgCAACTATAAGTCAAACAACCGATACTGTATTTTCCATACATATAATTTCAATAAAACCTGAAATTAAATATGACAACTAATAATTGAATAAACTATAGTACTTATATGAATAAAATACTAGGTATCCAAATGCCCGATGAAGCACCAAAAAATAAGACCCACCAAACTAAAAAGTAAGAACTAGCAATTCATAGTGGAGGTGTAAAAACTTATTCACAATAATTTTCATTACGAAGAAAGTTCTCTGACACCGGCAATAGTAAAGCTAATTCAAGATGAACAACATTAGGGTCTTGTTCTCATGCCGGTGTCAGAGTTCCGGCTGCACAACATTTGCATTCTCAATACTTGCTCTAGGAACCAAAAATCTCCTCATATCAATTTTTTTAATAACATAAGATTGAAATTCGGTGATTTAGAATGATTGAACTAACTAACAATGGTTAGGCTAGAGGAGTCGAGAAGAAGTAATACTCACGTGGAGTGAGATTTATTTTGCTTTAATGAACCTACTCAAAACGTTGGAATTCCCAATTTTCTATATCCGTGCAAATTACAAACAAATATTAAAATCCCCAAATTCAAGGCATGAATTATCATTCCACAaatttgtgtgtgtgtgcgcgcgcctgTCCACTATATAAAATCTCCAAATCCAGTTAACCTGAACTTACCTCGCCTAATCAGTCGTTGGCATGAATGGCTCATGGCTGGAAGGAGGCGCTGTCAGGTGTCAACTGTCGTCTTTCCTGCTAGGAGGGGCTGCGCCAACGCTGACAAATCATCGGCGGCGTTCTTCGTCTGCAACTATCGAACCGTGGCGGCAATCGAACTGCTCGAGGGAGGAGGCGTGAGCAGGCTGTGTTAATTTGTGCGGGCATATTGTTTTGTAACCAGTCCTCCTACCTCCTCTCTCGACCAGCCATGAGCCTAGGGGCAACCGTATAGGTTAATTAGATGGGCTTAGAAGACCAAGATGGTCCAAGAATAATTTGCCCGGGCAAATGACGGTAGCTTTAGCTAATAATTACATGATGTCACAGCTATGATTGAAGGAACAGCTCGCAGGTGAGCCCGGGCAGCTGTCCGGGCTCGCCGGGTACTGCCTCCGCCACTGTCTCTAATAGAATTCAGGAATCTTTCTATACATGCACAATATCTTAATTACCCATGGGTTGCTATACATAGATGGCTAAGGTTAAACCTGAGCTACTTTTAATCCGGATTATAACTCCTTTTGTATGGTTACTATCACATCTGTCGTCTGTTTACAATACAATTTTTGATGATTATACTATCAACCCTATCAATTATTAACATGACGTGCATGTCATATCGCATGAGAACCGTCTTGTCAAAGTTCCATAGGCACTTTGTATCCTAGCAACTGATGGTAAATAATTGGTCAATGTAGATTGCATTATTTTCTGTTCAGTTTTGGTCTCATACTTCTGTTTTTTTTATGTAGTAATAAGCAAATAGTTAAATCTTTGAATATTCTGGCTTTATTTCATGCAATAATCTCACTGTTTTCTTTCAagataaatagataataaaattTAATAATAACCATACTTCGTATGATATCATTTATTGCTACAGGGAAATGATAATCTGTTTAATTTCATCAGTTTTTATTTTCATTTTAGTGCAATATCAGGTGGTGGGAGTGCTGGGAGGAGAAAAATTCTTGTGTTGCATCTTATTCGGTCTTGCAGAGAAATGGAAATGAAATTTCTTGTTAGAACGCTGGTGAGGCATCCTTCCTTTATGCTTGTAAATTTCTATTTTGCGCCTGAGGCTGTATTGCATAGAATAACTGCAGATTATACTTCGGTTTTGTGGTTTTGGTCTTCTGTGCTTACTTATCTTCTAATTCATCCTTCTCACACGATGGACAGCTTCCATCCATTCCCACACTTGTTAAATCCTAGCATACAAATGCTATATTAGCAAAGGAAAGCCTCAGTTTCAGTATCTAATTCATTATGTATTTGTTGTTTTCATTATCTTTGTTCATGCTTCCAAGTCTTTGTGAACCTATCTGAATTGATATGGCAATAACTAATCAATCTTGGATTTTCCTATGTCTACCCTCCCCCCTTTcgtgtgtgtgggtgtgttttACCAACAGGTCCGTAACTTGCGTATTGGCGCTATGATGAAGACAATCTTACCCGCTCTTGCACATGCTGTTGTTCTTCATGAAAAATGTTCAACAGGTCCTGTGGTATCCTTGGAGGGTGTAAAATCACAATTGCAGGTTTGTTTAACTAAGTCGAGCCTGTTCTTTTGTTCTGCAAATGATTTTGTTTGAGGGTTTGAGCTTTGCTCATATGGGGCGAGGTTGTAAAATCACAATTGCAGGTTTGTTTAACTAAGTCGAGCCTGTTCTTTTGTTCTGCAAATGATTTTGTTTGAGAGTTTGAGCTTTGCTCATATGGGGCATGGCTTGTCTCCAGGCCTATACTAGGGGGCAGGTGATTTTGAGGCCCCAGATTTGACTTGTGCTCTTGTTAGTACTACTTTTTTTAATGTTAGATGTGACCGTGGCTTGCTAATATTCGGCACACAACCATAGAACCATTACTCCAATCTCATACTTTCCTTCCACATTAGCTTGGTTATGGTAATATAAATTTCTTAGTCTCATACTAGGTACTTAAAAGAGAACATAGCTACGCCACCAAGCATCTAACCATATACTATAATGCTCTAGATCATCACGTTTCTCAGGTCACTATAGGAACCTTCCGTCATTCCAGAACTTGGAGGACACACGCGCATAGGTATGTGtgcttgtggtggtggtggtgatgtgtgtgcatgcatgtgtctcTTTTTTGCAATCCTGAAAATACTGCAATATCTATTAATTAGAAGTAAATGAATGCGTCAGCACATTTTAAGCACCTGTCCTTTGATGAAGCCAATGCTACACGATGTGTACATTATGTGTTGTAAGTGGCAAGAGAAAAAACCGGTCTATTTTGCTAAGTGACCATGTTGAGTATCTTAGGAAAATTGTATTACTGTTGTCTGTCGTGATTTATTAGGAAAAATACTCGAGGCTTGACGCAAATTATATATTACTGCTGGAATCTTAATTCTTGCCACAGAGCGTGAAAATGGCACCTCCATTCTCTTATCGACTACAAAGATGCGAAAGTTTGACTTTTTTGTGTCCCTAACTATAAAAATATTTCGGTGAATTGGAGGAAACTTAATTTAATAGCTGGGCTCTAAAATGTTTTTTTTTCCTTACTCACTCACGAGAACTTCTATACCCGTGGAGAAAACATAGATTCTTCACTATCCACTTTCGCACATCTTTACTATATAATGATTTGATTTTTTACACTTTCTGAACGAAGAATTCTACCTTCCTTCCTCTTTGAGCAGAGCCTTTCAACTGAAGTTACTGAGGCATACAATGTCATTCCTAATATGGTGAGTAATCATTAATGAACTTATTTCATTTGATATATGATGGTACAGGATTTCGTATTTCCTAGCTATTGGTTACATCAATGTTAAATGTGCTGAGTATCTACTATCTAGCTTACATTGCTAGAAAACCCATATCCTTTCCAAAAGAGCTCTGGTGAGTTTGTCAAGAGAACAATTTTTAACCTTCATCATAGCGCATTAATATTAATAGAAAATTGATGTACAACTTGTAATATTAAATTCCCTTCATTTTATGACAGCCCTTTTAAAGGGTAATTATGTGGTGTCTATAATATGAATGGCTATAAGTTAATCTATGTGCTTGTGGAAAATGGTGCAAGTGGTGGTTCAAAAGGCACTGATACGGGGAGACAGAGACAAGGATACTTACATGGGGACACGGGATCAgcaagtgtgtgtgtgtatatatatatatatataaagacaaAATGATAACAACAGAGGATACTTAAGATTTGGAACACCATCCTTAAGTTCACCCTCTTCACTGTCAACGCTAGCATTGTTGTTGCTTCCACTCCCAAATGCCATGCTCCCTCTGCTAATCAGCAACAGGTGAACAGAAGGTCTGCAGTAGCAAATCGAGCAAGTCAGCAACAATAGCTAATTTAGGACAGCAGCAATGGCAGGCAATAGCAGCAGCAAATCAACAGCAATAAAGTAGCAACAGCAGCACAgtagcatcaataacaggaacaacAGGGAAGAAAGAGGAGGGAGGGAAGAGATGGACAGAGGGCGAGGTATGTTGCTCCGTCGCTCGAGCTTGCTTGCCAGCGGAAGAAGAGCAGTAGCAGCCAGTACAGACGGTGGTGGCAATGAGTACAGGAGGCGGCGCGGTCACTGGAGGCAGAGGCACAGACCAGCTTGCGGTCGATTTGGCGCTTGTCTGTTGCCTCCCCAGCATAGTTAGGGTTGTAATTGACTGGTATTGGGCTCCCGTATCCCCCTGTGTCCATACTGTATCCCTGCCGTATCAGTGTTCTTTTTTAGATAAAAATAGATGGGATTCTCGAGGATAGCTGTATCCGTGCTTTTTAGTCCAAAACAGGATGGTTCTTGCTTCAAGCGAGAGAAAGTTTACCTTTCGCCGTCATTTTTCTAAAGGAACTCCTGCTGGCACTATTTTCAGGATTTGCTCGTTCCCTCTCTTCTCTGTGAAGGCGCTACATTTGCAGCTTCGTCCTTAGCAATGGTACCTGGCACACCTATACCACCTATGCTTGCAAGGTGTGTGCATCTGATGCTGTTTCCAGTACAATGATTTTAACTGGCCTATTTTATATTGTAATCATGGTTTCATTCCTTTTTTCTTTCAGAATTACTAATGGGGTCACTCAAGCACTGAAGTTGTTTCATGGTAGAGCATTTACTTGTGAGTACAAGTGAGTACATTGCTCTCTTAAGAGATTCTTTCCTAGCAAACCTACTTTCATGACCAAATGGTTCTTA contains:
- the LOC119276737 gene encoding DNA ligase 6-like isoform X1; this encodes MASLLCFPASKLLSVSTSTLFLSSLASLTPAHTHPLSAPAATPPVPASVPPTGLIPNSRFLVDAFRHAGDFSVSYFLSHFHSDHYAGLGPSWRRGLVFCTAPTARLLASVLSVPPELIVSIDIDVRITVDGWSVVAVDANHCPGAVQFLFTSPGPNLERYVHTGDFRYTHSMRSNPNLLEFVGADALFLDTTYCNPKFTFPSQEESLEYVVNTIKQVKEESGAAGERVLCLIATYVVGKERILLEVARRCGCTIHVDSRKMEILTVLGFGGEKGVFTEDASATDVHVIGWNILGETWPYFRPNFVKMKEIMVERGYTKAVGFVPTGWMYETKKEGFAVRVKDSLKIHLVPYSEHSSYDELRDYVKFLHPKRVIPTVGVDGGKLDGKEAIALQKHFVGLVDETANKHELLMAFNRRSALASLSHEDVLAKCCREQDGEEFASLPENNSVSELPDNSEIKITEGMKKELSDFLPSWVNQDQIQGLLMSSGGDVVQSASAFFERERDFFEEANVSNNEKPKSVEIRTSDHGSSADTSCQQEVPSFSQKPMEHSAKLVNLTPVRMNSNQTKKERKRGSSTVNKSKKKGKSTASTEAGGRKQPTITNYFGRATAAASKSQSANKVTVDPHQNNGENDNQSMDIVESHKQVVNQLLQIVDGSMSRESAISLLEKTKGDVNVAVDMFYSKIRNNNVPDSDKSIVPQNTQKEMIDKYDNTNMVHNSSQAAPKMQNLYVQTSVAQADSVNVSLPVEKYLPIEHACWTAGQPAPYLHLARTFDLVEREKGKIKTTAMLCNMFRSLLALSPDDVLPAVYLCTNKISPDHENMELNIGGSLVISAMEESLGTSKSKIHEMYKTYGDLGDVAQECRQNQTLLAPPRPLSVRDVYSTLRKLSAISGGGSAGRRKILVLHLIRSCREMEMKFLVRTLVRNLRIGAMMKTILPALAHAVVLHEKCSTGPVVSLEGVKSQLQSLSTEVTEAYNVIPNMDLLVPSLLCEGATFAASSLAMVPGTPIPPMLARITNGVTQALKLFHGRAFTCEYKYDGQRAQIHRLTDGSVQIFSRQMKDSTSRFPDLVNMIKELCNSEVASFILDAEVVGIDRNKGNRLMSFQELSSRERGSKNCSIAIQNIKVDICVFVFDIMFCNGQRLLDNPLRQRRSYIHDLFQEKPGYLELAQQLIVEEDEASIDNSSTSHRMSSFFEKACQSSCEGIMLKTLDIDAGYSASKRCDSWLKVKRDYVEGLGDSLDLVPIGAWYGNGRKAGWYSPFLMACYNPESEEFQSVCRVMSGFSDDFYKEMKEFYSGEKILPKKPVYYKTDEQPELWFTAEQVWEIRGADLTLSPVHHAAIGVVHPSRGISVRMPRHIRCVPDRSPEDCSTATDVASMFRAQTRKMEVSSDGPGAGHQ
- the LOC119276737 gene encoding DNA ligase 6-like isoform X2, with translation MASLLCFPASKLLSVSTSTLFLSSLASLTPAHTHPLSAPAATPPVPASVPPTGLIPNSRFLVDAFRHAGDFSVSYFLSHFHSDHYAGLGPSWRRGLVFCTAPTARLLASVLSVPPELIVSIDIDVRITVDGWSVVAVDANHCPGAVQFLFTSPGPNLERYVHTGDFRYTHSMRSNPNLLEFVGADALFLDTTYCNPKFTFPSQEESLEYVVNTIKQVKEESGAAGERVLCLIATYVVGKERILLEVARRCGCTIHVDSRKMEILTVLGFGGEKGVFTEDASATDVHVIGWNILGETWPYFRPNFVKMKEIMVERGYTKAVGFVPTGWMYETKKEGFAVRVKDSLKIHLVPYSEHSSYDELRDYVKFLHPKRVIPTVGVDGGKLDGKEAIALQKHFVGLVDETANKHELLMAFNRRSALASLSHEDVLAKCCREQDGEEFASLPENNSVSELPDNSEIKITEGMKKELSDFLPSWVNQDQIQGLLMSSGGDVVQSASAFFERERDFFEEANVSNNEKPKSVEIRTSDHGSSADTSCQQEVPSFSQKPMEHSAKLVNLTPVRMNSNQTKKERKRGSSTVNKSKKKGKSTASTEAGGRKQPTITNYFGRATAAASKSQSANKVTVDPHQNNGENDNQSMDIVESHKQVVNQLLQIVDGSMSRESAISLLEKTKGDVNVAVDMFYSKIRNNNVPDSDKSIVPQNTQKEMIDKYDNTNMVHNSSQAAPKMQNLYVQTSVAQADSVNVSLPVEKYLPIEHACWTAGQPAPYLHLARTFDLVEREKGKIKTTAMLCNMFRSLLALSPDDVLPAVYLCTNKISPDHENMELNIGGSLVISAMEESLGTSKSKIHEMYKTYGDLGDVAQECRQNQTLLAPPRPLSVRDVYSTLRKLSAISGGGSAGRRKILVLHLIRSCREMEMKFLVRTLVRNLRIGAMMKTILPALAHAVVLHEKCSTGPVVSLEGVKSQLQSLSTEVTEAYNVIPNMDLLVPSLLCEGATFAASSLAMVPGTPIPPMLARITNGVTQALKLFHGRAFTCEYKYDGQRAQIHRLTDGSVQIFSRQMKDSTSRFPDLVNMIKELCNSEVASFILDAEVVGIDRNKGNRLMSFQELSSRERGSKNCSIAIQNIKVDICVFVFDIMFCNGQRLLDNPLRQRRSCMIQYHLENLHP
- the LOC119276737 gene encoding DNA ligase 6-like isoform X3, with product MASLLCFPASKLLSVSTSTLFLSSLASLTPAHTHPLSAPAATPPVPASVPPTGLIPNSRFLVDAFRHAGDFSVSYFLSHFHSDHYAGLGPSWRRGLVFCTAPTARLLASVLSVPPELIVSIDIDVRITVDGWSVVAVDANHCPGAVQFLFTSPGPNLERYVHTGDFRYTHSMRSNPNLLEFVGADALFLDTTYCNPKFTFPSQEESLEYVVNTIKQVKEESGAAGERVLCLIATYVVGKERILLEVARRCGCTIHVDSRKMEILTVLGFGGEKGVFTEDASATDVHVIGWNILGETWPYFRPNFVKMKEIMVERGYTKAVGFVPTGWMYETKKEGFAVRVKDSLKIHLVPYSEHSSYDELRDYVKFLHPKRVIPTVGVDGGKLDGKEAIALQKHFVGLVDETANKHELLMAFNRRSALASLSHEDVLAKCCREQDGEEFASLPENNSVSELPDNSEIKITEGMKKELSDFLPSWVNQDQIQGLLMSSGGDVVQSASAFFERERDFFEEANVSNNEKPKSVEIRTSDHGSSADTSCQQEVPSFSQKPMEHSAKLVNLTPVRMNSNQTKKERKRGSSTVNKSKKKGKSTASTEAGGRKQPTITNYFGRATAAASKSQSANKVTVDPHQNNGENDNQSMDIVESHKQVVNQLLQIVDGSMSRESAISLLEKTKGDVNVAVDMFYSKIRNNNVPDSDKSIVPQNTQKEMIDKYDNTNMVHNSSQAAPKMQNLYVQTSVAQADSVNVSLPVEKYLPIEHACWTAGQPAPYLHLARTFDLVEREKGKIKTTAMLCNMFRSLLALSPDDVLPAVYLCTNKISPDHENMELNIGGSLVISAMEESLGTSKSKIHEMYKTYGDLGDVAQECRQNQTLLAPPRPLSVRDVYSTLRKLSAISGGGSAGRRKILVLHLIRSCREMEMKFLVRTLVRNLRIGAMMKTILPALAHAVVLHEKCSTGPVVSLEGVKSQLQSLSTEVTEAYNVIPNMDLLVPSLLCEGATFAASSLAMVPGTPIPPMLARITNGVTQALKLFHGRAFTCEYKYDGQRAQIHRLTDGSVQIFSRQMKDSTSRFPDLVNMIKELCNSEVASFILDAEVVGIDRNKGNRLMSFQELSSRERGSKNCSIAIQNIKVDICVFVFDIMFCNGQRLLDNPLRQRRSCMIQHP